A genome region from Methanococcoides burtonii DSM 6242 includes the following:
- a CDS encoding methylamine methyltransferase corrinoid protein reductive activase, with the protein MYGIALDLGTSGFRAQLIDLESKKVLKTAITMKHPLPGGNVMDHLDFAIQIGEDVANEIMLDTVKRIFDEFGVDPSLIKRLAVCGNPIQLSLFQNMEIRDLAYAGENKQKKLGVENVVRGSRVFPANELFEGIMDLPNCTVIVPPAIKHEIGADALAMMIKTDFMDMDTPSMVTDYGTNAEMAIKVGDKIITASAAAGPAIEGQGIKCGMLASPGAISDVTVEDGLWRVTILDESMTECKGHLIDPVTGEIKESSDVVAKGVTGTGVISALALALECGIMKKIPVLPNGKLFLDEGIEIFEKDIEEAGKAIGAIRAAQLTLMIESGTAYSDLDNMYMAGATGAYVDANKARKLGSCPNFAHNIVQFGNTSVALARDLVLDESKLDEVIEMAHKITADHLMMATSTVFSNIYMCELSYWTQGMPIEMYNQMLEMYKLPPLPETFINPRIEKRVVKDIDEVGEGGLQIVSDLGIIIEEHAPECIRCGQCEVECPEDAIKIIERDGELYANYNSERCLGTSCRRCVAVCPVDAIHYKVITVKH; encoded by the coding sequence ATGTATGGTATCGCATTGGATTTGGGAACAAGTGGGTTTCGTGCCCAGTTGATCGATCTGGAATCTAAAAAGGTTCTAAAGACGGCTATTACCATGAAACATCCGCTACCTGGCGGAAATGTCATGGATCATCTGGATTTCGCTATCCAGATTGGAGAAGATGTGGCCAATGAGATAATGTTGGATACGGTCAAAAGGATATTTGATGAGTTCGGCGTTGATCCTTCTCTCATTAAAAGGCTTGCTGTTTGTGGAAATCCTATACAACTCTCCCTTTTCCAGAATATGGAGATAAGAGACCTTGCTTATGCGGGTGAGAACAAGCAGAAAAAGTTGGGTGTTGAGAATGTGGTCAGGGGTTCAAGGGTCTTCCCTGCAAACGAATTGTTCGAAGGTATAATGGACCTCCCAAACTGTACTGTTATAGTTCCTCCTGCAATAAAACATGAAATCGGTGCAGATGCTCTTGCTATGATGATCAAGACCGATTTCATGGACATGGACACTCCTTCAATGGTGACTGATTATGGTACCAATGCAGAGATGGCTATCAAGGTGGGCGATAAGATCATAACCGCTAGTGCGGCAGCAGGTCCTGCTATTGAAGGTCAGGGCATCAAATGTGGAATGCTGGCAAGTCCGGGTGCTATATCAGATGTAACGGTTGAAGATGGTCTGTGGAGGGTCACTATCCTCGATGAGTCCATGACCGAATGCAAAGGGCATTTGATAGATCCTGTTACGGGAGAAATCAAAGAGTCTTCTGACGTTGTTGCAAAAGGTGTGACGGGTACTGGTGTCATTTCTGCTCTGGCTCTTGCATTGGAATGTGGTATCATGAAGAAAATACCTGTGCTTCCCAATGGTAAACTTTTCCTTGATGAGGGCATCGAGATATTTGAAAAGGATATCGAAGAGGCCGGTAAAGCAATTGGTGCTATCAGGGCTGCACAACTTACCCTTATGATCGAATCAGGTACTGCTTATAGTGACCTTGATAATATGTATATGGCTGGTGCAACGGGAGCTTATGTTGATGCGAACAAGGCGAGAAAATTGGGTTCTTGTCCTAATTTTGCACATAATATAGTACAATTCGGGAACACTTCAGTTGCACTTGCAAGAGATCTTGTTCTTGATGAGTCCAAGCTCGATGAGGTTATTGAGATGGCTCATAAGATCACTGCCGATCACTTGATGATGGCAACAAGTACAGTTTTCTCTAATATCTACATGTGTGAGCTTTCTTACTGGACCCAGGGAATGCCTATTGAGATGTACAACCAAATGCTTGAGATGTACAAATTGCCCCCTCTGCCGGAAACTTTCATAAATCCTCGTATAGAGAAGAGAGTTGTAAAGGATATCGATGAAGTTGGTGAAGGTGGGCTTCAGATAGTCAGTGACCTTGGGATAATCATTGAAGAACACGCTCCTGAGTGTATTCGATGTGGGCAATGTGAAGTCGAATGTCCTGAGGATGCTATTAAGATAATTGAGCGCGATGGCGAGCTCTATGCAAATTATAATAGTGAAAGATGTCTTGGCACCAGTTGCAGAAGGTGTGTGGCAGTTTGTCCGGTGGATGCAATTCACTATAAGGTTATCACTGTCAAACATTGA
- a CDS encoding DUF6951 family protein, which produces MTDITVNSRICGFKHKIHGTKDGKNVTIKIETDCPKVKNISDLEVPMMQMFGIKDNYVIGKAQEGNCCATCIVPSGILHACSLEFGLISQTLAKGVENISIEFK; this is translated from the coding sequence ATGACAGATATCACCGTAAACTCAAGAATATGTGGATTCAAACACAAAATACATGGAACAAAGGACGGTAAAAATGTTACGATCAAGATTGAAACAGATTGTCCAAAAGTAAAGAACATTTCCGATCTTGAAGTACCAATGATGCAGATGTTTGGCATAAAAGATAATTATGTCATCGGTAAGGCACAAGAAGGAAATTGTTGTGCCACCTGCATCGTTCCGAGTGGAATACTCCATGCATGCAGCCTTGAATTCGGATTAATATCACAAACCCTTGCAAAAGGTGTTGAAAATATTAGTATCGAGTTTAAATAA
- a CDS encoding COG2426 family protein: MPFEHQLIDLLVSVPPWLSTIILSALPISELRGAIPIAIGVYEIGPVEAYLLAVLGNLLPVIPLLLFLEPVSAFLRRFKIGDMFFTWLFTRTRQKHSESMEKYGTLALTLFVAIPLPVTGAWTGCAAAFVFGIKFRHALIAIVAGVLIAGIVVTLLTLAGISALETLT; this comes from the coding sequence ATGCCTTTCGAGCATCAGTTAATTGATCTTCTTGTAAGTGTCCCTCCCTGGCTCTCGACCATTATCTTGAGTGCTCTGCCTATATCTGAACTACGTGGTGCAATTCCGATTGCGATTGGTGTTTATGAAATAGGTCCTGTGGAGGCATACCTTTTAGCAGTATTGGGAAATCTCCTTCCTGTGATCCCACTTTTACTTTTTTTAGAACCAGTTTCCGCTTTTTTGAGAAGGTTCAAAATTGGTGATATGTTCTTTACCTGGCTTTTCACAAGGACACGGCAAAAACATTCTGAGAGTATGGAGAAGTATGGGACACTTGCTCTTACGTTGTTTGTTGCTATCCCTTTACCGGTTACAGGAGCCTGGACCGGTTGTGCAGCAGCATTCGTATTTGGGATAAAGTTCAGGCATGCATTGATAGCTATAGTTGCAGGGGTGTTGATCGCAGGTATTGTGGTAACTCTTTTGACCCTGGCTGGAATAAGTGCCCTTGAGACATTAACTTAA
- a CDS encoding RPA family protein produces the protein MVDREISYRMFAKELNDSSSTIHSTVDEAIDSGGHTPNYLLTPGGVMVNRVFVTGVLTEVENIDSDGDTWRARVVDPSGAFTLYAGQYQSDAIAFLSSVVPPEYVSVVGKVRSYKSEDGLVVISLRPEEINLADEDMRNRWILDTAELTLDRLDAFSKVLLACGNIDSMDECMKDLGISSLLSEGIGMAIRHYSSDENYLNKLRSVVKKCIISLDLLSVVSEEKDLDTLVLNLMSELGGGKGVDYAELMSVAVSRQINEKTVDSVVRSLLTKGLCYEPKAGTLKLIS, from the coding sequence ATGGTTGATCGTGAAATCTCATATAGGATGTTTGCAAAAGAGCTTAATGATTCCAGTTCTACGATCCATTCAACTGTGGACGAGGCGATAGACTCTGGTGGGCACACGCCAAATTATCTGTTGACCCCTGGTGGTGTCATGGTCAACCGTGTTTTTGTCACAGGAGTTCTTACAGAGGTGGAAAATATTGATTCCGATGGCGATACCTGGCGAGCTCGTGTTGTCGATCCTTCTGGTGCCTTCACTTTATATGCAGGTCAGTATCAGTCTGATGCAATCGCATTTTTATCATCTGTTGTGCCTCCTGAGTATGTTTCGGTTGTTGGCAAAGTTCGATCATATAAGTCGGAAGACGGTCTTGTGGTTATATCTCTAAGGCCCGAGGAGATAAATCTTGCAGACGAGGATATGCGTAATAGGTGGATATTAGACACTGCAGAATTGACGCTTGATCGATTGGACGCATTTTCTAAGGTCTTGTTGGCATGTGGAAATATTGACTCTATGGACGAATGTATGAAAGATCTTGGTATCTCTTCTTTGCTTTCAGAGGGAATTGGAATGGCAATCCGGCATTATAGCTCTGATGAAAATTATCTTAACAAACTCCGGTCAGTTGTAAAGAAATGTATCATCTCTCTTGATCTGCTTTCGGTTGTGTCTGAAGAAAAAGACCTCGATACACTCGTTTTAAACCTAATGAGTGAACTTGGTGGGGGCAAAGGTGTCGATTATGCTGAACTTATGTCTGTTGCAGTTTCCAGGCAGATTAATGAAAAAACAGTGGACTCTGTGGTAAGGTCATTACTTACAAAAGGGCTATGCTATGAGCCAAAAGCGGGCACTTTAAAGCTCATCTCATGA
- a CDS encoding Single-stranded DNA binding protein, whose protein sequence is MMDEKYAPHIEELTKVLANVDRSMIENEFDLLIKYRVPISEAKRTIIKKFRSSGFMIRGIKELSVGEKGFSLEVRILKISEKTVDLKGERTIIFSGILADRSGLCPFTSWKQLALNVGDAVRISNASVRNWYNRTEVSISAYSEVLLLDDSSLPDISELAVIPVKKFIDVGPSDLFISSVAAIIDLYHRNVDVKGEDLTIIEGVLADETGRLPFVSWSPLDGVDIGSIIRFKDASVRVYRGVPSIHLDSSTPVELVGPGEDLSFDPMSVNKPPEPVCISEVLHADGIFDVVLVGNIVSVRPGSGLIARCPICNRVILKNVCRSHGAVDGLQDMRIKLVLDDGTGSVLVMLNRELSEIVYGKTLHESFSLLGKTMSMNAIFEDMKRVLTGRYIGVRGNTSRSEFGVTFVTKSVWVPDHDAEKRIYHLLKRLDGVE, encoded by the coding sequence ATGATGGATGAGAAATATGCCCCTCACATTGAAGAACTAACAAAGGTGCTTGCTAATGTCGATAGATCTATGATCGAAAATGAATTTGATCTGCTGATCAAATATCGTGTTCCGATCAGTGAAGCAAAACGCACGATAATTAAGAAATTCAGGTCATCGGGCTTTATGATAAGGGGCATCAAAGAGCTTTCTGTCGGTGAGAAAGGTTTTTCTCTTGAGGTTCGTATTCTCAAGATCAGTGAAAAGACCGTTGATCTGAAAGGGGAAAGAACGATTATATTCTCTGGCATTCTCGCAGATCGGTCTGGATTATGTCCCTTTACATCGTGGAAACAACTTGCATTGAATGTTGGGGATGCAGTGCGAATAAGTAATGCGAGTGTCAGGAACTGGTATAACCGAACGGAAGTGAGCATAAGTGCTTATTCTGAGGTGTTATTGCTGGATGATAGCTCTCTTCCGGATATCTCTGAGTTGGCTGTTATTCCTGTAAAAAAGTTCATCGATGTGGGTCCTTCTGATCTTTTTATTAGTTCAGTGGCTGCAATTATTGATCTTTATCATCGGAATGTGGACGTTAAGGGCGAAGATCTTACTATTATTGAAGGTGTCCTGGCGGATGAGACTGGAAGATTGCCTTTTGTTTCGTGGTCTCCTCTTGATGGTGTGGATATAGGTTCGATTATCCGTTTTAAAGATGCATCTGTGCGTGTATATCGTGGAGTTCCCTCGATACATCTTGATAGCTCTACTCCAGTTGAATTGGTTGGTCCCGGTGAGGATCTCTCGTTTGATCCGATGTCAGTGAACAAACCTCCGGAACCAGTGTGCATCTCGGAAGTTTTGCATGCCGATGGAATATTCGATGTTGTTTTAGTGGGCAATATTGTTTCCGTTCGGCCAGGGTCAGGGTTGATAGCACGCTGTCCTATCTGTAATCGTGTAATTCTAAAGAACGTTTGCCGTTCACATGGGGCTGTTGATGGTTTACAGGATATGAGGATTAAACTGGTCCTTGATGATGGAACTGGCTCTGTTCTTGTGATGCTTAATAGAGAACTTTCGGAGATCGTTTATGGAAAGACCCTTCATGAATCGTTCTCTCTTTTGGGCAAGACTATGTCGATGAATGCAATATTTGAAGATATGAAACGTGTTCTTACAGGACGTTATATTGGAGTGCGTGGGAATACTTCTAGATCTGAGTTTGGGGTAACGTTTGTGACAAAGTCTGTATGGGTGCCTGATCATGATGCCGAAAAAAGGATTTATCATCTTCTAAAACGGTTGGATGGGGTGGAGTGA
- a CDS encoding histone family protein: protein MTILPLASVERLIRSADAERVSEPAASALLEIIEAYGTKISKEAIIYANHAGRKTVKEEDIKLAYEMLTKPRN, encoded by the coding sequence ATGACAATACTACCATTGGCTTCCGTAGAAAGATTGATACGTAGTGCAGATGCAGAAAGAGTTAGCGAACCTGCAGCATCCGCTCTTTTAGAAATAATCGAAGCATACGGAACCAAAATTTCAAAGGAAGCTATAATTTACGCCAATCATGCAGGAAGAAAGACAGTAAAAGAGGAAGATATAAAACTGGCTTATGAAATGCTCACAAAGCCACGTAATTGA